In Excalfactoria chinensis isolate bCotChi1 chromosome 3, bCotChi1.hap2, whole genome shotgun sequence, one DNA window encodes the following:
- the DDX43 gene encoding probable ATP-dependent RNA helicase DDX43 — translation MSDWEESDDEAAGASRPSPSSAVAAVPLWQPPVSPRPSCFLAEGDLRRRGAEWRQEAAESLGEEERDSGVGGSRRGRAARWRHPRATSGRPREAGEPLCFLISSALVGVLIGRGGAKIKEIEESSGSRIQVIKGTSEAEVKIFGSVAVQNKAKVLIDETVVSCGQSNSRGKSLDVNNPENTTKKPVINWASLRENRAKYEAMKWADLPPIEKNFYKESSRTASMSPEEVELWRKENNNIICDDLKEGEKRCIPNPVCEFEDVFEQYPDIMANIRKIGFQKPTPIQSQAWPIILQGIDLIGIAQTGTGKTLAYLMPGFIHLASQPIPKDERGGPGMLVLAPTRELALQVEAECLKYTYKGFKSICIYGGGDRKAQINVVTKGVDIVIATPGRLNDLQMNNFVNLKSITYLVLDEADKMLDMGFEPQIMKILIDVRPDRQTVMTSATWPDGVRRLAKSYLRNPMIVYVGTLDLAAVNTVEQKVIVISEEEKKAFMEDFIDSMTPKDKVIVFVGKKSTADDVASDLGVRGVPVQSLHGDREQCDREQALDDFKKGKVRILVATDLASRGLDVHDITHVFNFDFPRNIEEYVHRVGRTGRAGRTGKAVTLVTKKDWKAASELIDILQRAKQVVPDELISMAERYKQHQIRKEMEKDMLRPQRKFPK, via the exons ATGTCTGACTGGGAGGAAAGCGACGACGAGGCCGCGGGGGCGTCGAGGCCGTCGCCATCTTCCGCGGTTGCCGCCGTGCCCTTGTGGCAGCCGCCGGTCAGCCCTCGGCCGAGCTGCTTCCTGGCGGAGGGTGACTTGCGGCGAAGGGGTGCGGAGTGGCGGCAGGAGGCGGCAGAGAGCCTCGGTGAAGAGGAACGGGACTCCGGCGTGGGTGGCAGCCGGCGAGGGCGGGCAGCGCGATGGCGGCACCCGAGAGCCACCTCAGGCAGACCTCGGGAGGCCGGGGAGCCTCTCTGCTTCCTCATCAGCAGCGCCCTGGTCGGGGTTTTGATAG GTCGGGGAGGagctaaaataaaagaaattgagGAATCTTCGGGTTCTAGGATACAG GTTATTAAGGGAACCTCTGAAGCAGAAGTGAAGATTTTCGGCAGCGTTGCTGTGCAGAACAAAGCCAAGGTGCTGATTGATGAAACAGTTGTAAGCTGTGGACAAAGCAATTCCAGAG GAAAATCCTTGGATGTTAACAATCCTGAAAATACCACAAAGAAACCCGTGATCAACTGGGCCTCTCTTCGAGAAAACAGAGCTAAATATGAGGCAATGAAGTGGGCAG ACCTGCCTCCAATTGAGAAAAACTTCTATAAAGAATCATCAAGGACTGCATCCATGTCACCGGAAGAGGTGGAACTGTGGCG gaaagaaaataacaatataaTTTGTGATGACTTAAAAGAAGGTGAAAAGCGCTGCATTCCCAATCCTGTTTGTGAATTTGAAGATGTGTTTGAGCAATATCCTGATATTATGGCTAACATAAGGAAAATTGGTTTTCAGAAACCTACACCAATTCAG TCCCAGGCATGGCCAATCATACTACAAGGAATTGATCTTATTGGCATAGCACAGACTGGTACCGGGAAGACATTAGCTTACTTAATGCCTGGATTCATTCATTTGGCTTCACAACCAAT ACCCAAAGATGAGCGTGGAGGGCCAGGAATGTTAGTCCTCGCTCCCACCAGAGAACTGGCACTTCAAGTAGAGGCAGAGTGCTTGAAGTACACATACAAAGGGTTTAAAAG tatctgCATATATGGTGGTGGGGACCGAAAAGCACAGATAAATGTGGTGACCAAAGGTGTGGATATTGTTATTGCTACTCCTGGGAGACTGAATGATCTTCAAATGAACAACTTTGTAAACTTGAAGAGCATAACATACTTG GTTTTAGATGAGGCTGACAAAATGCTGGATATGGGATTTGAACCTCAGATAATGAAGATCTTAATAGATGTGCGGCCAGACAGACAAACTGTTATGACGAG TGCTACTTGGCCTGATGGTGTTCGTCGCCTAGCAAAATCCTATTTGCGAAATCCCATGATCGTCTATGTTGGCACTCTCGACTTAGCA GCAGTAAATACAGTAGAACAGAAAGTTATTGTTAtcagtgaagaagaaaagaaagctttcatgGAAGACTTCATTGACTCTATGACGCCAAAGGATAAGGTCATCGTTTTTGTTGGAAAGAAGTCTAC GGCTGATGATGTAGCAAGTGATCTTGGTGTACGAGGAGTTCCAGTGCAGTCTCTTCATGGTGACAGAGAGCAGTGTGATCGAGAACAGGCTTTAGATGACTTCAAGAAAG GTAAAGTCAGAATCCTGGTAGCTACTGACTTAGCATCCCGTGGCCTTGATGTGCACGATATTACTCATGTTTTTAACTTTGACTTCCCTCGCAACATTGAGGAATACGTTCACAGAGTAGGTCGTACTGGAAGAGCAGG ACGTACTGGGAAGGCAGTAACGCTTGTCACTAAGAAAGACTGGAAGGCTGCATCTGAGCTGATTGATATTCTGCAGAGAGCAaaacaa GTAGTTCCCGATGAGCTTATTTCAATGGCAGAAAGATACAAACAACACCaaatcaggaaagaaatggaaaaggataTGCTAAGACCACAGAGAAAGTTCCCGAAGTGA